TTGGGGTTGAATGAAGGCGAGATCTTCAACGCCTACCATGAAGTCCCGTCGATCCGCGACAAGGATGAGTTTCTGATTCCGTTCATCGATACGCTGACCAATCCCGGCTTCAAAACCGGCACCTTGGAAACCGATCAACAGTTGCTCAGAAGCCTGATCGTATTCGCCTGCATCATGGAAGGCTTGTTCTTCTATGTCGGCTTTACGCAAATCCTGGCGCTTGGGCGGCAGAACAAAATGACCGGCTCAGCCGAGCAGTATCAATACATCCTGCGCGACGAGTCGATGCACTGCAATTTCGGCATCGACGTGATCAACCAGATCAAAATGGAAAGCCCGCATTTGTGGACCAAAGCGTTCCGCGACGAAATCAGCGCGCTGATGCAAAAAGCCGTGGCGCTGGAATACCGCTACGCCGAAGACACCATGCCGCGCGGCGTGCTCGGCATGAACGCGCCGATGTTCAAGGAGTACCTGCGCTACATCGCCAACCGCCGCTGCCAGCAAATCGGCCTGGACGTGCTGTACCCGAACGCCAACAACCCGTTCCCGTGGATGTCGGAAATGATCGACCTGAAGAAAGAGAAGAATTTCTTTGAAACGCGTGTGACCGAGTATCAAACGGGGGGGGCGTTGAGTTGGGATTGAGGGTTGCAGCCAGATGCAATCAGGTTATGCGATTTTTTTGATGTATATATTAGGTTAAGCTTCATAAGGAAACTTAATGGACGTAATCTCTATTGCAGGTGCATATCAAGGACTGAAGGCAGTCAAGGAAATTCTGACTACGGCATTCGAAGCAAAGGTGGATGCGGAGGTAAAACCTAAGATTCTTGAAGCACAAGGAAAGCTCGGTGAAGTACAAGATGTTTTATTTATATTGAGGGAACGTCTCTCAGAACTCCAGCAGGAGCGCGACGATTTGAAGGCAAAGTTGGCGAATGCTGAGGCATGGCAGAGTCAGGCTGATCAATATGAACTCACAACTACGCCAGGAACCGCCGTTGTTTACAGATACAAAGGACAGCCAGATCACTTTGCTTGCCCAAGTTGTTTCAACAAACGCGAGGTTCACATTCTCCAAGACAATAAGTTAATGGCTGGTACCTACCGCTGTACGGGGTGCGGATTCAACTACCGGGTGAAATCGCCGACCCATTTCAATCCGAGGGTTTACGGGACATAATTATGAGGCTTAATCCTGTAAACGATCGGACGCCTCACCTATCGGCTCAGCACCATTCACTTCCACGTAAGGTAGAGCTCGTAGGTTGGGGTGAGGCACGAACACCACATCAACGAAGCCGCCGATTGCTGGGCTTCATTTCATTCAATCCATCCTATGGGTTGAAGAAAGAGAAGAATTTCTTTGAAACACGCGTGACCGAGTATCAAACGGGGGGCGCTTTGAGTTGGGATTGAGGGTTGTTGAATAATCGCTGCCGAAGCCAATACTGTAAAGAGGAGAGTGAATGAAATTCTTTATTCCTGCAGCAAAAGATGCCAAAGAAGCAGAGGAGGTCTATGAAGCAGTGGCGAAGTTCAATAACGCCCCGATTTCAGTCCGAAGGATCTGCGCGCTTGCTTGGAAACATAATGGCATGTTGATGTCGTGCGAAGTGGGCGGTGAGGCCCCTTCTTACTACGGTACGCATGATGAACCAGTTGTGGCCATTCTTGACTGTGGTAATTTATACAAAGTCTGCACGACGAATCGGGGGGTTATCCGTGGTGAAGCCATTCTTGTTGGCAAAGGCAACGGATCGATTTCTACCTACTTTGAATGAAGCTCGTAGGTTGGGGTGAGGCACGAACCCCAACATCAACAAAGTCGCCAATCGTTGGGCTTCATTTCATTCTGCTCAACCTACGGGTTGTGTCATTGAAGATGATGCGGTGCTCCGCGGCCAGTATGGGGTTTTATATTTCGCTCATAATGCTGGTTGCAATCGCGAGGAGCCTTGTGATCGGATAAAACGTTTAGCAGTCGTGCCAACCTCGGACAGAAAATGTCACATATGCAATGAATGAAACGCTAAACCGGAGTCTTATGAGAACACTGAATTATTCGTCACACCGGCGAAGGCCGGTGTCCAGTTCGTTGGTTTTTCTGGATTCCGGCCTTCGCCGGAATGACAAATTTAGAATGATTCAGCGGCTTCTTAGTAAACCGGTACTCCAATTTATCCAATCTGGCGAGGAAAATACTTATGCAAACCCGTGAAGAACGCGACACTATGGGCGTGGTTGAAGTGCCCGTCGAAAAAACGAAAATAAAAAAAGGGGTCAGACCCCATAAAAAGAAATCATATTTATGTGTGATGCTCGTCAGCCTATGATACGATTT
This is a stretch of genomic DNA from Nitrosomonas sp. sh817. It encodes these proteins:
- a CDS encoding ribonucleotide-diphosphate reductase subunit beta, whose product is MLTFEDEPQQPQTPPVNAMPRTALHDFELPLATPGQDGRDHSSGSQASAEDVAGSANRRISVEDKSIINCSADVNQLVPFKYKWAWDKYLGACANHWMPQEISMSRDIALWKDPNGLTEDERRLVKRNLGFFVTADSLAANNIVLGTYRHITNPECRQYLLRQAFEEAIHTHAYQYIVESLGLNEGEIFNAYHEVPSIRDKDEFLIPFIDTLTNPGFKTGTLETDQQLLRSLIVFACIMEGLFFYVGFTQILALGRQNKMTGSAEQYQYILRDESMHCNFGIDVINQIKMESPHLWTKAFRDEISALMQKAVALEYRYAEDTMPRGVLGMNAPMFKEYLRYIANRRCQQIGLDVLYPNANNPFPWMSEMIDLKKEKNFFETRVTEYQTGGALSWD